Below is a window of Salvelinus alpinus chromosome 5, SLU_Salpinus.1, whole genome shotgun sequence DNA.
AGACTGCTTATAATAGCGTCAACTATAGGCCAATGAGTGCCGTTCTTTTTGAACATGTTACTCATGGCCTCTAGTTTCTGTGTGCCAAATTAGAAAAAAGTGACCAATCTATGCTTGAGTTGTTTGACCATGTCAAGGAAAACAATAAGAAGTCAGAGAATAACAATAGGTTTGACAACTTCACTGTGAACTCCTAATTATCAGTCAATTGAAGTTGGTGAGTTCAAAAATCCTTTATTAGGTATAACACACACATTGACGCAGAATAACGTTTTTTACTTTCCCATGTAGACAGTCATGCACAGTCCATACAAAAAGCTCAACATTAAGATGAGGCATGTGCTGAACAGTGGGCTAATAGAAAACAGAGATCCCAGCGAGTAGAGTAACAGGAGAATGAGTAATGTGCGATAACTTGCAAATGTGCGCAGGGTAAGGCGTGGCCGCAGGTGGTAGTCCTCCTGGCTTTGCTGTGTCACTGTACTCCTTGGGAACCTTCCTTTTACAGTGGAGGTGATAAGGTAGTGTTGTCCCAGCCTTCCCAGCAGGTTCTGTTGTGAGCACAGATCGTTCATGTGTCCTTCAAGCTGCAGGTAATTTAGTCAATTTAGTCTCAAGTAATTTAGTCAATACATGTATCCCTGTACTACTACCAATCATTATAGGTAGGCTTACTCTATGCCATatgcactgagtatacaaaacataagaacaccttcctaatattgagttgcacccccttttgacctcagaacagcctcaattagtcagagcatagactctacaaggtgttgaaagccttccacagggatgctggcccatgttgactccaatgcttcccgcagttgtgccaattaaatattttgttttggccattcaccgtctgaatggcacacatagaaAATTCtagtctcaattgtcttaaggcttaaaaatccttctttaaccagtctcctccccttcatttacactgattgaagtggatttagtgACACCAATAAggcatcatagctttcacctggattcacctggtcagtcaatgtcagagtgttcctaatgttttgagaACTCAGTGTAAATTAGAGAAACATTATAGAAATATTAAATTGCATATAAAGTAAGACCCAAAGacatcatgcccatagggggcacagggGCACGTGACTCCTCAGATTTGTCatgtaaaatacaaaatataaaataatttaaaaagtgattttttttgttgttgttatactGTAATACAACTAGCCAACTGGCAATTTTATTAAGTTAGGTAAATAGCAGATACtgtaggttcccaatctcccaacctcataacctCATAACTAGGTACCAATACGCCATTTCAggatatcaatcaagttagagtagctaacTTTTCTAACTGTCTTAGCTGGTATGattgctggcaaggttggtacactttagaaaagcaagcaattactaaatgtattgaataagactcacattcctttcaatattttacccagattttagtaGAGGTATGCTTAAGAGGTATGTTTATATATGCAGAAAAATAATTATAAAATTAAGCAtgatgattatggctctagatcgCAAGAAAAAtatgtttcaggtgtttgagAAATGCCAACTTCTCCAAATTCCATCCCCCAGCCATCCTCACGCACTTTGTGCCCTCTCAGATATTTCGGGTGCATGAAGCCCCTGGTAAGACTCCCCACTTACTCTGTTATTGATTAGTGTGGCGATCCAAAACATAAGCTGCACCAAGACTGCATTTTCATAGCTTCTCACAGGCTGCAGCTGTGGGTCCCCTTGATACTCAATATCAAATCTGCGAAGGCCATTGATAATCTGCAATAGAACACAATTACAATGTACAATTATGTATTGCACCGTATGCACATCATTCATTTTTATTGCAGTAGTTATTTTCACCTGCATTCTGCCAAGGTCTGTCAGGATCATCCCATTTTCACTGTGAATACAGTCAGGGAGCTGCTTGGATTCCTCCACTGACCCCATGTTCATCATCATCTGAGATAGATGACCTGTGTTGAGCTACAAAACAACCACAAATGATTTGAGACATCACTTTAACATTGGTTACTACTACTTGATAATAATAACCAATGTCATATCATCTTCTCACATTGAAAACCTGATTGAGGTGGTCCACAGTTTTCTTTAGTAGCTCCACTGTCTTCATGTCAGACTTGGTCATGTCATTCCCCCCACTTTCTGAATTGGTTTTAAGAATCAACCTCTTCCAGGAACAGAGAAACTGACCAACTGATACATTGGCTGGCTGATCCAATGTGGTTTTTGCAGTCTGTTGGGCCTGCATTAGTCTCTGGACCAGTTTCAGCACCTACAATGTTCAGAATATAGGAAAGCATTTGTGACCACTATCCATATTTGGTAGATTGCAGCACCCTCAGTCAAATGGTCTTTCTTGTCATTCACTTGTCCTTAATGGGACTTACCTCAGCTCGCATTTCTACCCCAAACATTTGTAGTTTCTTGTTATTGATGTGTGTCTTGGGCAGGGCAGCTATTTCAGTGGGCTGCACCTGAGATGCCATCAGAGTGGATGGGAGGAGGGGACCCTGATGCAATAGCAATTTTTCTCCTGTAAACAAAATGTATGGAGAAAACAAATCGAAAAAACAAATCGAAACAAGtctaatgttgttcattgtgATTGAGTTACAGTGTCCTTCAACTAAGAACAATTGTGGTTACCATTTTCAATCAATTCTGGAAGACTGGTTTGGGCAAATACTTTTGCCATCCTGAAAACCATGGTTGCATTGTCGATGTTGACGAGGTCGACATGTGCAAATCTTTTCAAGAAGAAGCTGAATAGCCTGGTGTACATGAGAATATTCTCCTGAATGAAAGAGGCCCTAAGAGACAGAAACAGCTTTATGTTAGCAAACGCACTCTTCAACCCAATGCTGTGTCTGAGCTATAACACTATTGAGCACATTCAAAATATCTTACCATTTCTCTTTGCTTTCACTGTAGACATGTGTTTGGTATCTCCAGGGCTGGATGTAACTAAGCCACGTCTCTAATACCTGTATTGAGAAATGGCTAATTCAAAACCACTTCTCTTATACATACATTCAGAACGCCTACAGTAGGATACCTTCCAAAACCAGCTAGAAACACTGCAAAACAAGCAATAACATGGCCAAATGTCAAAGACAGACCAAATGTAAATCCAATGTAGAACTTAAGTGTGCACTCACTGCTCTGAAGGATGTCTCCATAGGCCACTGTTTGAAGCAGTGCAGCAAGAGAAGGTACAACCTCTGTACATATTCTGATGTGACCACTCTGGGTTTCAATAACAACATATTGTTAAtatcatcattatcattatcctcatcatcatcatcattgtaaAAAACACTCAAGTGGGTATTCACCTTTTAAAATCTTCTGAGAGATAGGTTTCTGAGTGGGCAGAAGGTAAGATATCAGACTGGTCTAGTTTTGTTTTTCCAGAGAGGGCATGCATGTGCTTCACCAGCAGTCTCACCACCAGTATGTGCTCCTCTGTGATGACAGAGACCTGCAGGTTTACAGACAAGTGCTTATCATTAAAATTTAGAATTTCTGAATCCATTAGATTAACAATGTGAATAAAAGTGCATGTTTGTCATGAAGAATGAGTCATCGAAGGAAGGTAGGAAAGACCTCATTAAGCTTCTGGTGTGTCTCCAAGGGGAAATGTGGCAGCCATATCTCCAAAAAGATCTAAAGCAGGGACAATGAACAAGGCCATACAATGACTCAACAACTGCACCTTTGCGAGACAAGCCAAGATTGCTATATTAAAAGTGTCTCTGTCCAACCCAGATTTTTCTCAATCACCTGTAGCATAGTCCCTGATCCCCAgatactctgattggttgtcTCAGCGTTAACAGGGCACTGGCATTTCAACAGGCCTTTGCTTGTTTCACTATACCTAGAGGACCTGGGGAACCATCAAAACAAGCGTTATCAAATATTACATTTCATATTTGCCCTATATTGATAGATGATGTGCTGGTCTTATAATGCATTGTGAAAGGCACAGGCTAGCTATACAGCACCTTGGAATGTGTGAGGTCAAGGTGCCTTTGACATCTGAGCGAGGGGATCCTTCTGTAGGGAGGAAGTGTTTGAAATATGCATCCACCAAGGCAAAGTAGACACTGTTTGAGATGGAGGTTTGCTGCCctgagtggtgatcctaattaaCAATTAAAAACAGAGAACACACAGGTTACAAAATGAGATAGCATTGGCAATGGATTTACTTTATTAATAACTTTATGTGAAACAAATGAAATGGAATAGCACTTCGGCCTACCTTCTGTGTAATGACACTTGTGGCAAAATAAAACATGAAGTACTCAAAGGCATCTGGTGACAGTTAAGAACAACGCTAAACTAAAGTGGACAAAGTTAAATAATACTTAGTAATAGTTGTCATTGTGTCAAACATTGTAAAAAAGGATACTGAGTGACAATCTCTGATGATTCTGAGAGGGTAATTTATTGAGGAAAATCCGGTTATTTGAAATGACCCCCTTGTGGATGGAAATTAAAATGAAAGAGAAAAAAACCTCAGCATTCATACAGGAATATAGACCAATAGGCATTTAACTACTGAAATTGTAATGTGTCGTAATTATTGCTAACGCAATGACATTGTGAAGTATGCTGAAATAACACTGCACAATTAGCATTTACAGTCACATCTGAAAGTATTGGcgcccttgataaagatgagcaaaaaaagaCTGtaataaacaaatacaaataaaaatgattggcacctattttcaaatactttgtgTACCCTCCCCTTGTGAGGATAACAGCACTTAGCCTTTTCCTATAATGTTATACGAGATagaagaacacattgggagggatcttagacca
It encodes the following:
- the LOC139576864 gene encoding sphingomyelin phosphodiesterase 4-like; the protein is MSSSDHLKTDWTIKSLPQQCTEMTKEIDDKPVKELCVIFPWLVERVVGSLDGSTVGWSLSSLQAHSSDYSNVLEFLKPSGPMLKLVYKLQAEDYNFEIQVANLPGVISNNRIFLNKLPSQNHQRLSLNAFEYFMFYFATSVITQKDHHSGQQTSISNSVYFALVDAYFKHFLPTEGSPRSDVKGTLTSHIPRSSRYSETSKGLLKCQCPVNAETTNQSIWGSGTMLQIFLEIWLPHFPLETHQKLNEVSVITEEHILVVRLLVKHMHALSGKTKLDQSDILPSAHSETYLSEDFKRVVTSEYVQRLYLLLLHCFKQWPMETSFRAVLETWLSYIQPWRYQTHVYSESKEKWASFIQENILMYTRLFSFFLKRFAHVDLVNIDNATMVFRMAKVFAQTSLPELIENGEKLLLHQGPLLPSTLMASQVQPTEIAALPKTHINNKKLQMFGVEMRAEVLKLVQRLMQAQQTAKTTLDQPANVSVGQFLCSWKRLILKTNSESGGNDMTKSDMKTVELLKKTVDHLNQVFNLNTGHLSQMMMNMGSVEESKQLPDCIHSENGMILTDLGRMQIINGLRRFDIEYQGDPQLQPVRSYENAVLVQLMFWIATLINNRLEGHMNDLCSQQNLLGRLGQHYLITSTVKGRFPRSTVTQQSQEDYHLRPRLTLRTFASYRTLLILLLLYSLGSLFSISPLFSTCLILMLSFLYGLCMTVYMGK